From Leifsonia sp. fls2-241-R2A-40a, one genomic window encodes:
- a CDS encoding cytochrome c oxidase subunit 4 produces MRANANLFWILSAFFLLSSIAYTLWNLIDQAHRNVEWVGTVGMLLAAILSAFIAFYVGRSHAAQGGELPEDRLDANIDDGDPELGHFSPWSWWPVALAFGAGLVILGLAVGFWICYIGVAFSLICIVGWVYEYYRGYFAR; encoded by the coding sequence ATGCGCGCTAATGCCAATCTGTTCTGGATCCTGTCGGCCTTCTTCCTGCTGTCATCGATCGCCTACACGCTCTGGAACCTGATCGATCAGGCCCACCGCAACGTGGAGTGGGTCGGCACCGTCGGCATGCTCCTCGCCGCGATTCTGTCCGCGTTCATCGCCTTCTATGTCGGCCGCTCGCACGCGGCCCAGGGCGGCGAACTCCCGGAGGACCGCCTCGACGCGAACATCGACGACGGCGACCCGGAGCTCGGGCACTTCAGCCCGTGGAGCTGGTGGCCCGTGGCCCTCGCCTTCGGCGCGGGCCTGGTCATCCTCGGCCTCGCCGTCGGTTTCTGGATCTGCTACATCGGTGTCGCCTTCAGCCTCATCTGCATCGTGGGCTGGGTCTACGAGTACTACCGCGGCTACTTCGCCCGCTGA
- a CDS encoding methyltransferase domain-containing protein: protein MSADLSRLSSWLRCPVCAADLEPAGPLTLGCANGHRHDVNKRGYVSLLGGGTKHLGDTADMLDARDAVLEGGAYSPIADAVASAAATVLPERILDAGAGTGHYLRAALAAAPDARGLAMDLSPQAVARAVRSSDRIDGLVADTWRPLPVRSGTADAILDVFAPRNLPEFHRVLRPGGTLVVVVPRADHLGSLRAGGTMLDIPADKAEDVITASEPLYALQARETVAYDLPLTDALRDALAGMGPSARHAASGGTPASTSADVTRVSVDVLRLARR, encoded by the coding sequence ATGTCTGCTGACCTGAGTCGTCTCTCCTCGTGGCTGCGCTGTCCGGTGTGCGCGGCGGACCTGGAGCCTGCCGGACCGCTGACCCTGGGCTGCGCGAACGGTCACCGCCACGACGTCAACAAGCGCGGCTACGTCTCCCTGCTCGGCGGTGGAACCAAGCACCTCGGCGACACCGCCGACATGCTGGATGCGCGCGACGCGGTGCTCGAAGGCGGCGCCTACTCCCCCATCGCGGACGCCGTGGCATCGGCGGCCGCGACGGTCCTGCCGGAACGGATCCTCGACGCCGGTGCCGGCACGGGACACTACCTCCGCGCGGCCCTGGCGGCTGCGCCGGACGCGCGCGGACTGGCGATGGACCTGTCGCCGCAGGCCGTCGCCCGCGCGGTGCGCTCCTCCGACCGTATCGACGGGCTGGTGGCCGACACGTGGCGGCCCCTCCCGGTGCGATCGGGGACCGCCGACGCCATCCTGGATGTCTTCGCGCCACGGAACCTGCCCGAGTTCCACCGGGTGCTGCGGCCGGGTGGAACTCTCGTCGTGGTGGTCCCCCGGGCGGACCACCTCGGCTCTCTCCGCGCGGGCGGGACGATGCTCGACATCCCCGCCGACAAGGCAGAGGACGTCATCACCGCCTCTGAGCCCCTGTACGCGCTGCAGGCGCGCGAAACCGTCGCCTACGACTTGCCGCTCACCGACGCCCTCCGCGACGCCCTGGCGGGCATGGGACCGTCGGCCCGGCACGCCGCCTCCGGCGGCACGCCCGCGTCCACGTCCGCGGACGTCACGCGGGTCTCCGTCGACGTCCTCCGCTTAGCCCGCCGCTGA
- a CDS encoding ubiquinol-cytochrome c reductase cytochrome b subunit, which yields MSTTTAARPAAQTTSSTGGFTAAAANYLEDRTSISGAVKEFGRKIFPDHWSFLLGEVALYSFIVILLSGTFLTFFFQASMAEVVYNGSYVPLKGISMSSAMQSTLNISFEVRGGLLVRQIHHWAALLFVASIGLHMLRIFFTGAFRKPRELNWVIGFVLFILAMGEGFTGYSLPDDLLSGNGLRIIDGLIKGLPVVGTWISFLLFGGEFPGTAIVGRLYTLHILLLPAVVVAFIALHLMFVVIHKHTQYAAPGRTQGNVVGYPVLPVYAAKAGGFFFIVFGVVVLMASFFTINPIWNYGPYDPSPVSAGTQPDWYIGFADGALRLVPPGWEFVWLDRTWSFNIIVPVAILGLFIVTVMIYPFLEGWVTGDKREHHILDRPRNAASRTAIGAAGVTFYAVFWAAASSDIIATHFKLTMEGVIHALQALLFIGPLIAYVVTKRVCLALQKKDRSIALHGYESGRIVKLPGGEFIEVHEQLSDYERWRLVSFESYEPLMLRPNRRGKITAANRVRAGLSRWFFEDRILPPSRGELESGHELH from the coding sequence TTGAGCACCACGACCGCCGCACGGCCTGCGGCACAGACGACGTCCTCGACGGGCGGGTTCACGGCGGCAGCCGCGAACTACCTCGAGGACCGCACCAGCATCTCGGGCGCCGTCAAGGAGTTCGGTCGCAAGATCTTCCCCGACCACTGGTCGTTCCTGCTCGGTGAGGTCGCGCTCTACAGCTTCATCGTGATCCTGCTGTCGGGCACCTTCCTGACGTTCTTCTTCCAGGCCTCCATGGCGGAAGTCGTCTACAACGGCTCGTACGTGCCCCTCAAGGGCATCTCGATGTCCTCCGCGATGCAGAGCACGCTCAACATCTCGTTCGAGGTGCGCGGCGGGCTGCTCGTCCGGCAGATCCACCACTGGGCGGCCCTGCTGTTCGTGGCCTCCATCGGTCTGCACATGCTCCGCATCTTCTTCACGGGCGCCTTCCGCAAGCCGCGTGAGCTGAACTGGGTCATCGGCTTCGTGCTGTTCATCCTCGCGATGGGTGAGGGCTTCACCGGCTACTCGCTCCCCGACGACCTGCTCTCGGGCAACGGCCTCCGCATCATCGACGGCCTCATCAAGGGCCTGCCGGTCGTCGGCACCTGGATCTCGTTCCTTCTCTTCGGCGGCGAGTTCCCGGGGACGGCGATCGTGGGGCGTCTGTACACGCTGCACATCCTGCTGCTCCCCGCGGTCGTGGTGGCGTTCATCGCACTGCACCTGATGTTCGTGGTCATCCACAAGCACACCCAGTACGCGGCGCCCGGACGAACGCAGGGCAACGTGGTCGGCTACCCGGTTCTCCCGGTGTACGCGGCCAAGGCCGGCGGCTTCTTCTTCATCGTGTTCGGTGTCGTGGTGCTGATGGCGTCGTTCTTCACGATCAACCCGATCTGGAACTACGGCCCGTACGACCCCTCCCCGGTGTCCGCGGGTACGCAGCCGGACTGGTACATCGGCTTCGCGGACGGCGCGCTGCGTCTCGTCCCGCCGGGCTGGGAGTTCGTGTGGCTCGACCGCACCTGGTCGTTCAACATCATCGTCCCGGTGGCGATCCTCGGCCTGTTCATCGTGACCGTCATGATCTACCCGTTCCTCGAGGGATGGGTCACGGGCGACAAGCGCGAGCACCACATCCTGGACCGTCCGCGCAACGCGGCCTCCCGCACCGCGATCGGTGCCGCGGGCGTCACGTTCTACGCGGTGTTCTGGGCGGCGGCGAGCTCGGACATCATCGCCACGCACTTCAAGCTGACGATGGAGGGCGTGATCCACGCGCTCCAGGCTCTGCTCTTCATCGGCCCGCTGATCGCGTACGTCGTGACCAAGCGCGTCTGCCTGGCGCTGCAGAAGAAGGACCGCTCGATCGCCCTCCACGGCTACGAGTCGGGCCGCATCGTGAAGCTCCCCGGTGGCGAGTTCATCGAGGTGCACGAGCAGTTGAGCGACTACGAGCGCTGGCGTCTCGTCTCGTTCGAGTCGTACGAGCCGCTGATGCTCCGTCCGAACCGTCGAGGCAAGATCACCGCCGCGAACCGCGTGCGCGCGGGTCTCTCCCGCTGGTTCTTCGAGGACCGCATCCTGCCGCCGTCGCGGGGTGAGCTCGAGTCGGGCCACGAACTCCACTGA
- a CDS encoding Rieske 2Fe-2S domain-containing protein has translation MAQDENGGRELTPASSSEAHRTGDPGTALIIRDAVENPGFPPHRPRVTDLDPRKERRAERTVYTLFYLSIAGSVWAVAAYLAFPIVDSDPGSVRLNNLFIGIGGALALLAIGIGAVHWGKALMHEKEGVDLRHPVRGSEATTERAAEIFRQADEESGFSRRILVRNSLIGALIAFPLPAVMLFRGLAPMNEDPVELLANTMWAKGVRLTRDPTGTPIKASDVTLGSAFHVIPEGLNEAENMLEQKAKAAVLLMRLKPEDLHVSKGRESWNYDGIVAYSKICTHVGCPVALYEQQTHHLLCPCHQSQFDITHEAQVIFGPAKRPLPQLPITVDADGYLVARSDFHEPVGPSFWERH, from the coding sequence ATGGCACAGGACGAGAACGGCGGTCGCGAGCTTACGCCCGCCAGTTCGTCTGAGGCGCACCGGACCGGCGACCCCGGAACGGCGCTGATCATCCGCGACGCCGTCGAGAACCCCGGCTTCCCGCCGCACCGTCCGCGCGTCACCGACCTCGACCCGCGCAAGGAGCGCCGGGCCGAGCGCACGGTCTACACGCTGTTCTACCTGTCGATCGCGGGCTCGGTGTGGGCGGTCGCCGCCTACCTCGCCTTCCCGATCGTCGACAGCGACCCCGGATCGGTCCGCTTGAACAACCTGTTCATCGGCATCGGCGGTGCTCTCGCCCTCCTCGCGATTGGAATCGGCGCCGTCCACTGGGGCAAGGCGCTCATGCACGAGAAGGAGGGCGTCGACCTCCGCCACCCCGTCCGGGGCAGCGAGGCGACGACCGAGCGTGCGGCTGAGATCTTCCGCCAGGCCGACGAGGAGTCCGGCTTCAGCCGCCGCATCCTGGTTCGCAACAGCCTGATCGGTGCACTGATCGCCTTCCCGCTTCCCGCCGTGATGCTGTTCCGCGGGCTCGCGCCGATGAACGAAGACCCGGTGGAGCTGCTCGCGAACACCATGTGGGCCAAGGGCGTCCGCCTCACCCGCGACCCAACCGGAACCCCGATCAAGGCGTCCGATGTGACCCTCGGCAGCGCGTTCCACGTCATCCCCGAAGGCCTCAACGAGGCCGAGAACATGCTGGAGCAGAAGGCCAAGGCCGCAGTACTGCTCATGCGTCTGAAGCCCGAGGACCTGCACGTGTCCAAGGGCCGCGAGTCCTGGAACTACGACGGCATCGTCGCCTACTCCAAGATCTGCACGCACGTCGGGTGCCCTGTGGCGCTCTACGAGCAGCAGACCCACCACCTGCTCTGCCCGTGCCACCAGTCGCAGTTCGACATCACGCACGAAGCGCAGGTCATCTTCGGACCGGCCAAGCGGCCTCTGCCGCAGCTGCCGATCACCGTTGACGCCGATGGCTACCTGGTCGCCCGGAGCGACTTCCACGAGCCCGTCGGCCCAAGCTTCTGGGAGCGCCATTGA
- a CDS encoding c-type cytochrome, whose amino-acid sequence MRPKNPGTGKQVSTAKPARKAGRRHPLATVALLAIGLGLTGGAYAAFTTTTASADEPVAAASQSTVDEGKKLFQANCATCHGLNAQGSSVAPSLIGVGAAAVDFQVGTGRMPMQMQGPQAQEKPVQFTDDQVKALADYVASLAPGPSIPEQKYLDGKGDAAHGAELFRINCAMCHNVAGAGGALTEGKYAPPLTGVSAQHIYEAMVTGPQNMPVFNDLNITPQGKADIITYLKYIQNNPSPGGLELGSLGPVAEGLFLWIFGLGAIVALTVWITAKSN is encoded by the coding sequence ATGCGTCCGAAAAACCCCGGCACCGGCAAGCAGGTCTCCACGGCGAAGCCCGCCCGCAAGGCCGGCCGACGTCACCCGCTGGCCACTGTCGCGCTGCTCGCGATCGGTCTGGGACTGACCGGCGGCGCCTACGCCGCGTTCACCACCACCACGGCATCGGCCGACGAGCCGGTCGCCGCGGCGAGCCAGAGCACGGTCGACGAGGGCAAGAAGCTCTTCCAGGCGAACTGCGCCACCTGCCACGGGCTCAACGCCCAGGGCAGTTCCGTTGCCCCGAGCCTCATCGGCGTCGGCGCAGCCGCCGTCGACTTCCAGGTCGGGACCGGCCGCATGCCCATGCAGATGCAGGGTCCGCAGGCGCAGGAGAAGCCGGTGCAGTTCACCGACGACCAGGTGAAGGCGCTGGCCGACTACGTCGCCTCCCTCGCTCCCGGGCCCTCTATCCCCGAGCAGAAGTACCTCGACGGCAAGGGCGACGCCGCCCATGGCGCCGAGCTGTTCCGCATCAACTGCGCGATGTGCCACAACGTCGCCGGTGCCGGTGGTGCGCTGACGGAGGGCAAGTACGCCCCGCCGCTGACCGGTGTCAGCGCCCAGCACATCTACGAGGCCATGGTCACCGGCCCGCAGAACATGCCGGTGTTCAACGACCTGAACATCACGCCCCAGGGCAAGGCCGACATCATCACCTACCTGAAGTACATCCAGAACAACCCGTCCCCGGGCGGACTGGAGCTCGGTTCGCTGGGCCCGGTGGCCGAGGGCCTGTTCCTCTGGATCTTCGGTCTCGGCGCGATCGTCGCCCTCACCGTGTGGATCACGGCCAAGTCGAACTAG
- a CDS encoding heme-copper oxidase subunit III — protein sequence MGYVTSTSISPATSAPAINRPNVVAVGTIVWLGSEVMFFAGLFAIYFTLKSTSPDLWAAETQHLNVPYALTNTIILVASSFTCQFGVFAAERLQPRRTGWSPAKWGMVEWFTLSYLLGAIFVSGQVLEYATLVSEGISLSANAYGSAFYLTTGFHALHVTGGLIAFLLVIGRAFAVKTFGHKEATSAIVVSYYWHFVDVVWIGLFAVIYIIR from the coding sequence ATGGGTTACGTGACGAGCACCTCCATTTCTCCTGCCACGAGTGCCCCGGCGATCAACCGGCCCAACGTCGTTGCCGTCGGCACGATCGTCTGGCTCGGCTCCGAGGTGATGTTCTTCGCGGGACTCTTCGCGATCTACTTCACCCTCAAGTCGACTTCACCGGACCTGTGGGCCGCAGAGACGCAGCACCTCAACGTCCCGTACGCGCTGACGAACACGATCATCCTGGTCGCGAGCTCGTTCACGTGCCAGTTCGGCGTGTTCGCCGCGGAGCGCCTGCAGCCGCGCCGCACGGGCTGGAGCCCCGCCAAGTGGGGAATGGTGGAGTGGTTCACCCTCTCCTACCTCCTGGGCGCGATCTTCGTCTCCGGGCAGGTGCTCGAGTACGCCACGCTCGTCTCCGAAGGCATCTCGCTCAGCGCCAACGCCTACGGTTCCGCGTTCTACCTGACCACCGGCTTCCACGCCCTGCACGTGACGGGCGGCCTCATCGCCTTCCTCCTCGTCATCGGCCGCGCGTTCGCCGTCAAGACCTTCGGCCACAAGGAGGCGACCAGCGCCATCGTCGTCTCCTACTACTGGCACTTCGTCGACGTCGTGTGGATCGGGCTGTTCGCGGTCATCTACATCATCCGATAG
- the trpD gene encoding anthranilate phosphoribosyltransferase: MTHTQSWSSVLTSLLAGEHLSVADAAWAMDQVMTGEATDAQLAAFLIALRAKGETVDEIVGFRDAILDHAVPLEVDPMALDIVGTGGDRFGTVNVSTTASIVAAAAGVPVIKHGNRAASSSSGSSDVLAALGIDLTLSADRVAEVLRKVGITFAFASAFHPGFAHAGPVRAQLGVPTVFNYLGPLCNPARPEASAVGVATLDRIPLIVGVFQTRGATALVFRGDDGLDELSTTGHSHVWEVSRGLVTEHDIDPRDLGIPRARIDDLLGKDAAYNAAVVRAVLAGEEGPVRDIVLLNAAAGLVSYELASDPSRVQESILDRFRSQMAVAAQAIDSGAAAAKLDDWVAATH, encoded by the coding sequence ATGACCCACACGCAGTCCTGGTCGTCCGTGCTGACGTCTCTCCTGGCAGGGGAGCACCTGAGCGTGGCGGACGCGGCGTGGGCCATGGACCAGGTGATGACGGGCGAGGCGACCGACGCGCAACTGGCCGCCTTCCTCATCGCACTGCGCGCCAAGGGCGAGACGGTGGACGAGATCGTCGGCTTCCGCGACGCCATCCTCGACCACGCCGTGCCCCTCGAGGTGGATCCGATGGCGCTCGACATCGTCGGCACGGGAGGCGACCGGTTCGGCACGGTGAACGTGTCGACGACGGCGTCGATCGTGGCGGCCGCCGCCGGCGTGCCGGTCATCAAGCACGGCAACCGGGCGGCCAGCTCGTCCTCCGGCTCGTCGGACGTTCTCGCGGCACTCGGCATCGACCTCACGCTCTCCGCGGACCGCGTCGCCGAAGTACTGCGAAAGGTGGGCATCACCTTCGCCTTCGCGAGCGCGTTCCACCCCGGATTCGCGCATGCCGGTCCGGTGCGTGCGCAGCTGGGCGTCCCCACGGTCTTCAACTACCTCGGACCGCTGTGCAACCCGGCCCGGCCCGAGGCGTCCGCGGTCGGCGTCGCGACGCTCGACCGCATCCCGCTCATCGTCGGCGTGTTCCAGACCCGCGGCGCGACCGCGCTGGTCTTCCGCGGCGACGACGGGCTCGACGAGCTGTCGACCACGGGTCACAGCCACGTCTGGGAGGTCTCGCGAGGCCTCGTCACCGAGCACGACATCGATCCGCGCGATCTGGGCATCCCGCGCGCGCGGATCGACGACCTGCTCGGGAAGGACGCCGCGTACAACGCGGCTGTCGTGCGTGCCGTGCTGGCGGGCGAAGAGGGCCCCGTGCGCGACATCGTCCTGCTCAACGCGGCGGCCGGACTCGTGTCGTACGAGCTCGCGTCCGACCCGTCGAGGGTCCAGGAGTCCATCCTGGATCGGTTCCGTTCGCAAATGGCGGTCGCAGCACAGGCGATCGACTCCGGGGCTGCGGCCGCGAAGCTCGACGACTGGGTGGCTGCAACGCACTGA
- the dhaK gene encoding dihydroxyacetone kinase subunit DhaK translates to MKKLINDVPDVVTESLAGFGRAHADIVRVSQDPKFVSRADGPVQGKVGLVSGGGSGHEPLHAGFVGKGMLDAAVPGEVFTSPTPMPIVEATKAADGGAGVLHIVKNYTGDVLNFETAADLVGAEGITVRSVVINDDVAVQDSLYTAGRRGVAGTVLVEKIAGASADRGDDLDTVTAVAERVNANVRSIGLALTDGTVPHAGEPGFVLPEDEIEFGVGIHGEPGRERIKLEPADRLVDRMMDAILTDLSFEGSPVLLFVNGMGGTPLSELYILFRRAAEILDERGITLSRSLVGNYVTSLEMQGASITLLKLDDEFTELWDAPVHTAALRWGL, encoded by the coding sequence ATGAAGAAACTGATCAACGACGTACCCGACGTCGTGACCGAGTCCCTCGCGGGTTTCGGCCGGGCTCACGCCGACATCGTGCGGGTGTCGCAGGATCCGAAGTTCGTCTCCCGGGCCGACGGCCCGGTCCAGGGCAAGGTCGGCCTGGTCAGCGGCGGTGGCAGCGGCCATGAGCCGCTCCACGCCGGCTTCGTCGGGAAGGGCATGCTCGACGCCGCGGTGCCGGGCGAGGTCTTCACCTCTCCGACGCCGATGCCGATCGTCGAGGCCACCAAGGCCGCGGACGGCGGGGCGGGCGTGCTGCACATCGTCAAGAACTACACGGGCGACGTGCTGAACTTCGAGACCGCGGCCGACCTGGTCGGCGCCGAGGGCATCACCGTCCGCTCGGTCGTGATCAACGACGACGTCGCGGTGCAGGACTCGCTCTACACGGCCGGGCGTCGTGGCGTCGCGGGCACGGTGCTGGTCGAGAAGATCGCGGGGGCCTCGGCCGATCGCGGCGACGACCTCGACACGGTGACCGCCGTCGCGGAGCGCGTGAACGCGAACGTCCGCTCGATCGGCCTCGCGCTGACCGACGGCACCGTGCCGCACGCCGGCGAGCCGGGCTTCGTGCTGCCCGAGGACGAGATCGAGTTCGGTGTGGGCATCCACGGCGAACCGGGTCGCGAGCGCATCAAGCTGGAGCCGGCGGACCGCCTGGTCGACCGGATGATGGATGCGATCCTCACCGACCTGTCGTTCGAGGGCTCCCCGGTGCTGCTGTTCGTGAACGGGATGGGCGGCACTCCGCTGTCCGAGCTCTACATCCTGTTCCGCCGCGCGGCCGAGATCCTCGACGAGCGCGGCATCACGCTGAGCCGGTCGCTGGTGGGCAACTACGTCACCTCCCTGGAGATGCAGGGCGCATCCATCACCCTGCTGAAGCTGGACGACGAGTTCACCGAGCTCTGGGACGCGCCGGTCCACACGGCCGCGCTCCGCTGGGGCCTCTGA
- the dhaL gene encoding dihydroxyacetone kinase subunit DhaL has product MTLDTNWVKSWISAAAASIGEHKQELNTLDREIGDGDHGENMDRGMRASVEALDKLPDDATPNAAFRSVAMTLISTVGGASGPLYGTAFLKAADPVGDGGSIDEAAIVAALAAARDGIVSRGKAEVGDKTMIDAWTPAVDAAAAAQESGASAADILAAAADAAEKGAVATEPLVARKGRASYLGERSAGHRDPGAQSTALLLRAAAGAAG; this is encoded by the coding sequence ATGACGCTGGACACGAACTGGGTGAAGTCGTGGATCTCCGCGGCCGCCGCATCCATCGGCGAGCACAAGCAGGAGCTGAACACGCTCGACCGGGAGATCGGCGACGGCGACCACGGCGAGAACATGGACCGCGGGATGCGCGCCTCCGTCGAGGCGCTGGACAAGCTCCCCGACGACGCGACGCCGAACGCGGCGTTCCGCTCGGTGGCCATGACGCTGATCTCGACGGTCGGCGGCGCCTCCGGCCCCCTCTACGGCACGGCGTTCCTGAAGGCGGCGGACCCCGTCGGTGACGGCGGCTCGATCGACGAGGCGGCGATCGTGGCGGCCCTCGCGGCCGCTCGCGACGGGATCGTGTCCCGCGGAAAGGCGGAGGTCGGCGACAAGACGATGATCGACGCCTGGACGCCGGCGGTCGACGCCGCCGCCGCGGCGCAGGAGTCCGGGGCCTCGGCCGCGGACATCCTGGCCGCTGCGGCGGACGCGGCCGAGAAGGGCGCCGTGGCCACCGAGCCGCTCGTCGCCCGGAAGGGGCGCGCGAGCTACCTGGGCGAGCGCTCCGCCGGGCACCGCGATCCGGGCGCCCAGTCGACCGCGCTGCTGCTGCGTGCGGCAGCGGGAGCAGCCGGATGA
- the dhaM gene encoding dihydroxyacetone kinase phosphoryl donor subunit DhaM: protein MTATVGIVFVSHSSQIAAGMVQLAGQMAGSVRLVAAGGTDDDGIGTSFTKVMSGVSEADAGDGVVVISDLGSALLTAETVLDMLDEEQRSRVRVVDVPFVEGGVAAAVAAESGGGLDEVVAAAEGAVDAWAGKAPEDAAPAAAPAESAGPYEREVLVRNPEGLHARPAAEFVKLANTFPVKVTVNGKDAKSLLGIMSLGLTAGSTARIASEDADGRAAVDALADLVDTGFGEI, encoded by the coding sequence ATGACCGCGACGGTCGGCATCGTCTTCGTCTCCCACAGCTCGCAGATCGCCGCGGGGATGGTGCAGCTCGCCGGTCAGATGGCCGGCTCCGTGCGGCTCGTCGCCGCGGGCGGTACGGACGACGACGGGATCGGCACCAGTTTCACCAAGGTGATGTCGGGCGTTTCGGAGGCGGACGCCGGTGACGGGGTCGTCGTGATCAGCGACCTCGGATCGGCGCTGCTGACCGCGGAGACCGTGTTGGACATGCTGGACGAGGAGCAGCGCTCCCGCGTCCGGGTGGTCGACGTGCCGTTCGTGGAGGGCGGGGTCGCTGCTGCGGTCGCGGCCGAGTCGGGCGGCGGACTCGACGAGGTCGTCGCTGCAGCCGAGGGCGCCGTGGATGCGTGGGCCGGGAAGGCCCCGGAGGACGCGGCCCCCGCTGCGGCTCCCGCCGAGTCCGCCGGTCCGTACGAACGCGAGGTGCTCGTCCGGAACCCGGAGGGCCTGCACGCGCGTCCGGCGGCGGAGTTCGTCAAGCTCGCGAACACGTTCCCCGTGAAGGTGACCGTCAACGGCAAGGACGCGAAGAGCCTGCTCGGGATCATGTCCCTGGGCCTCACCGCGGGTTCGACGGCCCGAATCGCCTCCGAGGACGCCGACGGCCGAGCCGCTGTGGACGCCCTCGCCGACCTGGTCGACACCGGCTTCGGCGAGATCTGA
- a CDS encoding GNAT family N-acetyltransferase, with the protein MTGWVVRASTEDDWQQYRALRFEMLEDTPMAFLETLDQARAHPDEHWKRRAANASPTSRLFAAVAEDGRWLGSMGGYQPQSTHDPYLVGVYVSPRWRGRRRGMTDALLDAVIEWARGRGRRLLLDVHEDNEAAIRSYLRRGFVFTGHTQPYPLDRTAEEREMMLPLEPPVRG; encoded by the coding sequence ATGACCGGCTGGGTGGTCCGCGCCAGCACCGAGGACGACTGGCAGCAGTACCGCGCGCTCCGGTTCGAGATGCTCGAGGACACGCCGATGGCGTTCCTGGAGACGCTCGACCAGGCGCGCGCGCATCCCGACGAGCATTGGAAGCGCCGAGCGGCGAACGCCTCACCGACCAGCCGGCTGTTCGCCGCCGTCGCCGAGGACGGCCGCTGGCTGGGCAGTATGGGCGGCTACCAGCCGCAGTCCACGCACGACCCCTACCTGGTGGGCGTCTACGTGTCGCCGCGGTGGCGCGGACGCCGTCGCGGCATGACCGACGCCCTGCTGGATGCGGTGATCGAGTGGGCGCGCGGCCGCGGCCGGCGCCTCCTGCTCGATGTGCACGAGGACAACGAGGCCGCCATCCGTTCCTACCTGCGACGCGGGTTCGTCTTCACCGGGCACACGCAGCCGTACCCGCTCGACCGCACCGCCGAGGAGCGCGAGATGATGCTCCCGCTGGAGCCGCCCGTCCGCGGCTGA